In the genome of Verrucomicrobiota bacterium, the window CAACGGCGCGGGCGCGGTCGTGCTGCAATCGTTGTTCGAGGAACAATTGAGCGCTGAGGCGGATGATATCAATGTCGGCCTGCATCAGGGCGATGGCATCAGCGCCGAAGCACTCAGTTATTTCCCCGAGCCCAGCACCTTCAAATTCGGGCCGGAGGAATACCTGGAGCACATCATCAAGGCCAAACAGGCGTTGAAAATCCCCGTCATCGCCAGCTTGAACGGCGCGTCCGTCGGTGGCTGGATTGAGTACGCCAAGCAGATTCAGAAGGCCGGCGCGGACGCCTTGGAACTGAATATCTATTACATCCCCACCGATGTGACCGAAGACGGTGCCCAGGTGGAGAAGCGGTATCTCGACATCGTCAAGACGGTGCGTGCCGCAGTCAACATCCCGCTCGCTGTCAAACTAAGCCCATACTTCAGCAGCGTGGGCCACATGGCCAAGCGTCTGGATGACGCCGGGGTCAACGGCCTGGTGCTCTTCAACCGCTTTTACCAGCCGGACATCAATCTCTCCACG includes:
- a CDS encoding dihydroorotate dehydrogenase-like protein — encoded protein: MDLSTTYLGLKLRNPLVPSASPLSEDIGNLRKMEDNGAGAVVLQSLFEEQLSAEADDINVGLHQGDGISAEALSYFPEPSTFKFGPEEYLEHIIKAKQALKIPVIASLNGASVGGWIEYAKQIQKAGADALELNIYYIPTDVTEDGAQVEKRYLDIVKTVRAAVNIPLAVKLSPYFSSVGHMAKRLDDAGVNGLVLFNRFYQPDINLSTLEVENTVLLSTAQARRLPLRWIALLYGRVKADLAATSGVHSAQDVLKMLMAGARVTMFCSALMKHGIEHLKVVEREMQLWMQEHEYESVRQMQGSVSQLKCADPSAFERAQYMKVLKTFKLAV